DNA from Leucobacter aridicollis:
GTATGCGATGTCGAACTCGTCGAGGACCGAGTTCGCCTGCTCCACCTCGATGTCAGCCTGCTCCGCGAGGCGTTCCGCTCCGCCGCCATACACGGTCAGAAAATTCGCTGCCTTAGCGACCCGGCGCTGCTCCTCGCTCGGCTCGATTACGTTGAACAGGAGACAGGCTGTCTGCGTGTGCAGGTCGATCCCCTCGGCGATCGCCCGCTTCATCTGCCTCACGTCCGCGAGCGCGGCGAGCACTCGCAGTTCCACCTGGTCATAGTCCGCAGAGATGACGACCTCCCCAGGGCCGGCGACCAGGCAACGCCGAATTTCTGATCCGCCTCTCTTCGGAATTTGCTGCAGCGGAGGAGCCGACACGCTCATCCGTGCCGTCCGCGCTGCCTGCGGCCTGATGGTCGCGTGGATGCGGTCGTCGGTGCCGCGGTCGGAGAGTAGAGCTTTCGTATATGAGCGCGACTTTTCAGCGCGGCGGAAATGGACCACCGCCTCTGCTAGCTCATGTCCAGTGCTCTCCAGCGTGTCGTAGCTAAGACCGCCGCTCGGCACGTCAACGCCGATCGCATTGAGCACTGCGGAGACCTGTTGGTCGGAGCCCGGCGAGTGTACGCCCCACTGCTCACAAGTCGCGAGGGCCGCATCTGCCTCGGCGGCGAGCCGTTCATCCAGATTGGTTGCGTACTCTGCATCGACACGCATGCCTCGAAGGCTCATCTGCATGACCTGCAGCGCGAGACGGTGCTCGGTGCGGATCATCTCCTGACCACCAGGCAGTCGCAAGATCGCGCGCACCAGGTGACTCGAGAGCCAGAGCGCGGTCGTCGCGTTGACCCCGACCGTCGCCGCGGGCTTTTGGCCAGGGCGCGGCTCAATTTCCTGGCCGTCCGGGGTCACGGCCTCCACGGCCATCCCCTCAGCCATCGACTGGTGCAGCTCTGGGTCGCTCACCTCCATTCTGCGCACTGCGGCGCCAATCCAGTCTTCAGCCTTTGGGTAGCAAAGACTCGGACTGACGATACGCAGCAGCGTGAGCGAGTCGAGGACACGGTCCGCGAACTCTCCGGCTGGCACACCGAGGACGGCCCAGGCGGCTCGCACGAAAGAGTCAAGGTCGTGCACCGCAAGCTGCACGGACGGCGAGGTCAGTAGGGCTCGCGCTGTGTGCAGATTCTCGGTGACATCGAGGTCGAGATAGACCGGCGTCGAGGTACCGCGCACGACGATAACCGAGTACCAACCGGCCTCATTGATCTCCATGCCGATCCGCAGGCTCTCAGGGTTCTTGATCGCTTCGAAGAGTTCAATCGAGTTCATAACTATTCCTCTCACGCAGCCCAAGCAGCGAGGTCGAGGCCCGTCGATGCGGGCGGCTGGGTAGGTACCTCAACGCTCGAGGCCGGTTCAACGGTCGGCTGCAACTCGGGCGCTGAGACGGGCGCAGTTGCGGGTGCAACCAAGTGGCTCCGAAGGCCATAGAAATAATGAGTGCCGTTGCTGGGCCTGTCGACGAAACCGCGATTTCTGAGCTCCTTAAAGAAGTGGGTTTTCGACCACTTGTGGGGCTTACTCATACCCTCTTCTTCGAACCAGTTTTCGTATACCTTGTATGCGTCGGCTCGACTGATCCTGGAGTGTTCGTCGCGAATCAAGCGGTCTGAGAATAGCGGAGTGAGTGGGTCGAGATCCTCTCGAAGCGCCGCCGTGTCTGCCTTCACGGACTCCGGATGCTCCAAGTACCCGCGCGCTCGGTATCGGCGCGCGCCTTCGATCACCCAGGCGAGGATGCCGTCGCGCTCTTCGAGCAAGGCGTCTTTGAAACCCGGCGTAGTCGGGAAGGTCTCTGACCAGCGGACGTGCTTGAACCGGCGCCAAATGCCGTTCGACCGGTCCCCGAAATTTGGGACATCGTTGATGAATAGCTGAATGATGCCTTCGACCACGAACTCGCTCATCCGCTTCTCGTGGAGCGTGCGGGCTGAGATCGGGTCGCCGCCCGACGCACGCTTCATGAAAGCCTCATCCATGCGCGCGCCAGGCTTATTCTCTGACGCGAAGATCATCTTCGCGCCGCGCAACGCCATAAGTTGTGGGTTCGGCCCGCCCGGATTACCGTTCGGCTTGGCCTCAAAAAGCTCCATCGACGGGTTCGCTGTGTAATCGCCAAAAACGCTGGCTATGATCTCGAGCATCGTGCCCTTTCCGTTGCCGCCGGAACCGAAATGACCGATGATGACTTCCTCGCGGCCCATAGCGAAGAGGCTGGCACCGAGCACCTCCTGGAGATAGCCGGGGATCTCAGGGCGGGTGCGGTGCGCCTCAGCCAAGAATTTCTCCCACCCTGGGCACTTCGCCTCAGGGTCGTAAGACGCATCGACCTGACGCGTGAGACGCAGCTCGGGGTCGTGCGGAATCAAAGCGTCGCGCCGATAGTCATAGATCCCATTTCGGCAATTCAGGAGATGGGGGTGCGCGTCGAACGAGTCGGCGCGGGTGCCAGCGATGCGCGAGGCCATATTTACGAGCGCGCTCTGGCCGGCATCGGAGTTGAGGCGCTCGGAAATCTTGACGAGGCGCCGCGCGTCAGCCAGCTTCTCCTCGGCTTCGACGCGCTCCGGCGAGCCCTCGGGAAGTTTCGCGAGCTGCGCCGCGACGGCGTTCGCACCACGAGTCACGTCCCAGGTGAAATTCTCAACCACATCGGCAAGCTCGAGGCCCATGTGGCGAACGCGAACCGACT
Protein-coding regions in this window:
- a CDS encoding DNA polymerase A family protein → MNSIELFEAIKNPESLRIGMEINEAGWYSVIVVRGTSTPVYLDLDVTENLHTARALLTSPSVQLAVHDLDSFVRAAWAVLGVPAGEFADRVLDSLTLLRIVSPSLCYPKAEDWIGAAVRRMEVSDPELHQSMAEGMAVEAVTPDGQEIEPRPGQKPAATVGVNATTALWLSSHLVRAILRLPGGQEMIRTEHRLALQVMQMSLRGMRVDAEYATNLDERLAAEADAALATCEQWGVHSPGSDQQVSAVLNAIGVDVPSGGLSYDTLESTGHELAEAVVHFRRAEKSRSYTKALLSDRGTDDRIHATIRPQAARTARMSVSAPPLQQIPKRGGSEIRRCLVAGPGEVVISADYDQVELRVLAALADVRQMKRAIAEGIDLHTQTACLLFNVIEPSEEQRRVAKAANFLTVYGGGAERLAEQADIEVEQANSVLDEFDIAYPEIRAYGDQIRADAARLGYVHVPTSGRRIPVDKERVATTALNYAIQSSARDVLVGGIDRAFEAGIGHYLVLPIHDELVAVCPEEIADDVLARLIRAMAVQIKDVLITASGNILGNSWK
- a CDS encoding phage/plasmid primase, P4 family, translating into MYITEFLSRLEKVEERKGGWAALCPAHADTKPSLLVSLGATQPVVVMCQTDGCGLSRILSAIKVSMAEFKSIFVPVETVATVGKSSSKTPAGGMSVAKLKVELSLFADQLAEPTALAQQALAYVESRFGVDAERARNLGLGLLPSKAGSPRVVVPFRTPRGVARGYQARAIDPSYDGQAKWLNASSPSESESWSPLAWMAGTNSNAARLPVIVAEGPGDAMTASTMGGLDTISVAGAGQRSDVLIADILDWTAGRKIVVAGDADRAGQSMTAGLIAALNAKIPGTASALVLPDGYDLSELFAEKGAELFGAWLTEAVAVAQTPAPPALVAAQGELLVVRPGSQNLNDLAVGGTKAFDFRWDMNEAAPDEKGAARQLLAYAESRGERLACVESGEWLAYSDASGVWKRDESVRVRHMGLELADVVENFTWDVTRGANAVAAQLAKLPEGSPERVEAEEKLADARRLVKISERLNSDAGQSALVNMASRIAGTRADSFDAHPHLLNCRNGIYDYRRDALIPHDPELRLTRQVDASYDPEAKCPGWEKFLAEAHRTRPEIPGYLQEVLGASLFAMGREEVIIGHFGSGGNGKGTMLEIIASVFGDYTANPSMELFEAKPNGNPGGPNPQLMALRGAKMIFASENKPGARMDEAFMKRASGGDPISARTLHEKRMSEFVVEGIIQLFINDVPNFGDRSNGIWRRFKHVRWSETFPTTPGFKDALLEERDGILAWVIEGARRYRARGYLEHPESVKADTAALREDLDPLTPLFSDRLIRDEHSRISRADAYKVYENWFEEEGMSKPHKWSKTHFFKELRNRGFVDRPSNGTHYFYGLRSHLVAPATAPVSAPELQPTVEPASSVEVPTQPPASTGLDLAAWAA